The Amycolatopsis sp. DG1A-15b genome window below encodes:
- the kdpF gene encoding K(+)-transporting ATPase subunit F: protein MSGAGTVADVVGGLLALGLLVYLFVALIRPEKF from the coding sequence GTGAGCGGCGCCGGAACCGTGGCCGATGTGGTGGGCGGGTTGCTCGCGCTCGGCCTGCTCGTCTACCTGTTCGTCGCCTTGATCAGGCCGGAGAAGTTCTGA
- the kdpA gene encoding potassium-transporting ATPase subunit KdpA, whose amino-acid sequence MTDTSAGLIQLGLLLAALAVVYRPLGDYLARVFSSEKHLKLEKGLYRLFRVNPDSEQRWPTYAAGVLGFSFVSVVLLSLLQRLQPLLPWDLGRGSVSPGVAFNTAISFVTNTNWQSYVPETTMGHFVQMAGLTVQNFLSAAVGLAVAIAVTRGFVRAKTDRLGNFWVDLTRGTVRVLLPMAFVFALVLVALGVVQSLKAGVAVTNPDGSGSTIALAPAASQEAIKELGTNGGGIFNANSAHPFENPTAWSNLVQLFLILVIPVSLTRAFGTLVGNRRQGYVLLSVMGLLWAASLALIWCSEAFADNPAARAAGASMEGKEQRFGIGLTSLFADTTTGTSTGAVNGAHDSLSGLGGGGPLLNMLYGEISPGGVGTGLYGILVLAIIAMFLAGLMVGRTPEYLGKKLGKREVTCAAIAMLAMPTVVLLGSGIALLLPGTAGALGNSGAHGLSEVLYGYASTGNNNGSAFGGLTATSDWFQSSFAVAMAFGRFVPILAVLCLAGSLAAQRKVPETAGTLPTTGPLFATLLTGTVVLVAALTFIPALALGPIAEALA is encoded by the coding sequence ATGACCGACACGTCGGCCGGGCTCATCCAGCTCGGCCTGCTCCTCGCCGCCCTCGCCGTGGTCTACCGACCGCTCGGCGACTACCTGGCGCGCGTCTTCTCCAGCGAGAAGCACCTCAAGCTCGAGAAGGGCCTCTACCGGCTCTTCCGCGTCAACCCGGACTCCGAACAGCGCTGGCCGACCTACGCCGCCGGCGTGCTCGGGTTCTCGTTCGTCTCGGTCGTCCTGCTCTCCCTGCTGCAGCGCCTGCAGCCGCTCCTGCCGTGGGACCTGGGACGTGGCTCGGTCAGCCCCGGTGTCGCGTTCAACACGGCGATCTCGTTCGTCACCAACACGAACTGGCAGTCCTACGTCCCCGAGACGACGATGGGCCACTTCGTGCAGATGGCCGGGCTGACCGTGCAGAACTTCCTGTCGGCGGCCGTCGGCCTGGCCGTGGCGATCGCGGTGACGCGCGGTTTCGTCCGGGCGAAGACCGACCGGCTCGGCAACTTCTGGGTGGACCTCACCCGCGGCACGGTCCGCGTGCTGCTGCCGATGGCGTTCGTGTTCGCGCTCGTGCTGGTCGCGCTCGGCGTCGTGCAGAGCCTCAAGGCGGGTGTCGCCGTGACGAACCCGGACGGCAGCGGGAGCACCATCGCTCTCGCCCCGGCGGCGAGCCAGGAGGCGATCAAGGAACTGGGCACCAACGGCGGCGGCATCTTCAACGCCAACTCCGCGCACCCCTTCGAGAACCCCACCGCCTGGTCGAACCTGGTCCAGCTGTTCCTGATCCTGGTCATCCCGGTGAGCCTGACCCGCGCGTTCGGCACGCTGGTCGGCAACCGCCGCCAGGGGTACGTCCTGCTGAGCGTGATGGGCCTGCTGTGGGCCGCTTCGCTGGCGCTCATCTGGTGCTCCGAGGCCTTCGCGGACAATCCGGCGGCCCGGGCCGCGGGCGCGAGCATGGAAGGCAAGGAGCAGCGCTTCGGCATCGGGCTGACGTCGCTGTTCGCCGACACCACCACCGGGACGTCGACCGGCGCGGTGAACGGCGCCCACGACAGCCTGTCCGGGCTCGGCGGCGGGGGCCCGCTGCTGAACATGCTCTACGGCGAGATCTCGCCCGGCGGCGTCGGCACCGGCCTCTACGGCATCCTCGTGCTGGCGATCATCGCGATGTTCCTGGCCGGGCTGATGGTCGGGCGCACGCCGGAGTACCTGGGCAAGAAGCTCGGCAAGCGCGAGGTCACCTGCGCGGCGATCGCGATGCTGGCGATGCCGACCGTGGTGCTCCTCGGCTCCGGGATCGCGCTGCTGCTGCCGGGCACGGCGGGCGCGCTGGGCAACTCCGGCGCGCACGGGCTGTCCGAGGTGCTCTACGGCTACGCCTCGACCGGCAACAACAACGGCAGCGCGTTCGGTGGCCTGACCGCGACGAGCGACTGGTTCCAGTCGTCGTTCGCCGTCGCCATGGCGTTCGGCCGGTTCGTGCCGATCCTCGCCGTGCTCTGCCTGGCCGGTTCGCTGGCCGCCCAGCGCAAGGTGCCCGAGACCGCGGGCACCCTGCCCACCACCGGGCCGCTGTTCGCCACCTTGCTCACCGGCACGGTGGTGCTCGTCGCGGCCCTCACGTTCATCCCGGCGCTCGCGCTCGGGCCCATCGCGGAGGCACTCGCATGA
- the asnB gene encoding asparagine synthase (glutamine-hydrolyzing) → MCGIAGWVSYDADLTRRQDVVDAMTGTMACRGPDDSGTWVRRHVALGHRRLAIIDLPGGRQPMTVSTPNGDIAMVYSGEAYNFTELKEELTKLGHKWETDSDTEVVLHGYLQWGDAVVDHLNGMYAFAIWDERDDRLVMIRDRMGIKPFYYYPTRDGVLFGSEPKAILANPLAEKVVDTDGLRELMAFTKRPGWSLWKGMEEVRPGTIVTVSREGVRTRTYWKLDAKQHTDDQETTVARVRELMTDIVDRQLVADVPRCVLLSGGLDSSAVTGLAAARLAEQGERLRTFSVDFFGQEENFKPDEMRDTADSPFVRDVASLVGSAHQDVVLNPAELTDPEVRRAVLRARDIPAGLGDMDTSLYLLFKAIRGESTVALSGESADEVFGGYRWFFDEASVNADMFPWIAFRSAMMTDRTSIYTPELMGKVDLESYVRDQYRSAVAEVEHLDGESAAEARMRTICHLHLTRFVRMLLDRKDRASMAVGLEVRVPFCDHRLVEYVYNTPWSLKTFDGREKSLLRHATKHVLPESVAQRVKSPYPSTQDPGYAAALQQQAKEVLAEPGHAVFGLVDRSWAHRVSEVDSATMAPADRIGLDRLLDLYHWIEMYSPELQLD, encoded by the coding sequence ATGTGCGGTATCGCCGGCTGGGTTTCCTACGACGCCGACCTCACCCGCCGCCAGGACGTCGTCGACGCCATGACGGGCACGATGGCCTGCCGCGGGCCGGACGACTCGGGCACCTGGGTGCGCCGGCACGTCGCGCTCGGCCACCGGCGGCTGGCCATCATCGACCTGCCCGGCGGCCGTCAGCCGATGACCGTCTCGACGCCGAACGGCGACATCGCGATGGTCTACAGCGGTGAGGCCTACAACTTCACCGAGCTGAAGGAAGAGCTGACGAAGCTCGGCCACAAGTGGGAGACCGACAGCGACACCGAAGTGGTGCTGCACGGCTACCTGCAGTGGGGCGACGCGGTCGTCGACCACCTCAACGGCATGTACGCCTTCGCGATCTGGGACGAGCGCGACGACCGGCTCGTCATGATCCGCGACCGGATGGGCATCAAGCCGTTCTACTACTACCCGACCCGCGACGGCGTGCTGTTCGGGTCCGAGCCGAAGGCGATCCTGGCGAACCCGCTGGCCGAGAAGGTCGTCGACACCGATGGCCTGCGGGAGCTGATGGCGTTCACCAAGCGGCCGGGCTGGTCGCTGTGGAAGGGCATGGAGGAGGTCCGGCCGGGCACGATCGTCACCGTGTCCCGCGAAGGCGTCCGGACCCGCACGTACTGGAAGCTGGACGCGAAGCAGCACACCGACGACCAGGAGACGACGGTCGCCCGCGTCCGCGAGCTGATGACCGACATCGTCGATCGCCAGCTCGTTGCCGACGTCCCCCGCTGCGTCCTGCTGTCGGGTGGCCTGGACTCGAGCGCCGTCACCGGGCTCGCGGCGGCACGTCTGGCGGAGCAGGGCGAGCGGCTGCGGACGTTCTCCGTCGACTTCTTCGGCCAGGAGGAGAACTTCAAGCCGGACGAGATGCGCGACACGGCGGACTCGCCGTTCGTCCGCGACGTCGCTTCGCTGGTGGGGTCCGCGCACCAGGACGTCGTGCTGAACCCGGCCGAGCTGACCGACCCGGAGGTGCGGCGCGCGGTCCTGCGGGCCCGGGACATCCCGGCGGGGCTGGGCGACATGGACACATCGCTGTACCTGCTGTTCAAGGCGATCCGCGGTGAGTCGACGGTGGCCCTGTCGGGCGAGTCGGCCGACGAGGTGTTCGGCGGCTACCGCTGGTTCTTCGACGAGGCTTCGGTCAACGCGGACATGTTCCCGTGGATCGCCTTCCGCAGCGCGATGATGACCGACCGGACGTCGATCTACACCCCCGAGCTGATGGGGAAGGTGGATCTGGAGTCCTACGTCCGCGACCAGTACCGCTCGGCGGTCGCCGAGGTCGAGCACCTGGACGGCGAGTCCGCGGCCGAGGCGCGGATGCGGACGATCTGCCACCTCCACCTGACCCGGTTCGTGCGGATGCTGCTGGACCGCAAGGACCGCGCGTCGATGGCGGTGGGCCTGGAGGTCCGGGTGCCGTTCTGCGACCACCGGCTGGTCGAGTACGTCTACAACACGCCGTGGTCCCTGAAGACGTTCGACGGGCGGGAGAAGAGCCTGCTGCGGCACGCGACCAAGCACGTCCTGCCGGAGTCGGTGGCCCAGCGGGTGAAGAGCCCGTACCCGTCGACGCAGGACCCGGGCTACGCGGCGGCGCTGCAGCAGCAGGCCAAGGAGGTCCTGGCCGAGCCGGGCCACGCCGTCTTCGGCCTGGTCGACCGGTCGTGGGCGCACCGGGTGTCCGAAGTGGACTCGGCGACCATGGCCCCGGCCGACCGGATCGGCCTGGACCGGCTGCTCGACCTGTACCACTGGATCGAGATGTACTCCCCGGAGCTGCAGCTCGACTGA